A section of the Schistosoma haematobium chromosome ZW, whole genome shotgun sequence genome encodes:
- a CDS encoding hypothetical protein (EggNog:ENOG410WGSE~COG:S) produces MKESVDTRLRDQQAGFRKNRSCTDQIAALWIIVEQSIEWNSSLYIKFIEYEEAFDSVDRTTLWKLLRHYGVPLKMVSIIQNPYDGLNCKIVHGGQLTKSFELKTGVRQGCLLSPFLFLLVIDWIMKTSTSEGKHGIHWTARMKLDDLDFADALTLLSQTQQQMQEKTNNVTAASTAIGLNTHKGKSRILRYNTECTNPITIDGEDLEDVKTFTYLGSIIDEQGGSDADVMVRIGKAR; encoded by the coding sequence ATGAAGGAATCCGTAGACACCCgacttcgagaccaacaagctggattccgtaaaaaTCGGTCGTGTACAGATCAAATCGCAGCActatggatcattgtggaacaatcaattgaatggaattcatcactctacatcaaattcattgagTACGAggaagcatttgatagcgtggacaggacaacactatggaagcttcttcgacactacggcgtgcctctgAAGATGGTCAGTATCATACAGAAtccctatgatggattaaactgcaaaatcgtgcatggaggacagttgacaaagtcgttcgaattgaagaccggtgttaggcaaggttgcttactctcaccctttctctttctcctagtcatcgactggatcatgaagacgtcaacatctgaagggaagcatgggatacattggacagctaggatgaagttggacgatttagacttcgcagatgctctgactcttctatcgcaaacgcaacaacaaatgcaggagaagacgaataATGTGacagcagcctcaacagcaataggtctcaatacacacaaagggaaaagcaggattctccgatacaacacagaatgcaccaatccaatcacaattgacggagaagatttggaagatgtaaaaacctttacttatttgggcagcatcattgatgaacagggtggatctgatgcagatgtgatggtgcggattggcaaagcaaggtaA